AGCAGCGCCGCGGCCGAGCGGTGCAATGCATCGAGCCCGTCCAGCGACAGCGCGGGAAAATGCTCCGTCAGCCACGCCGACTCGTCCCCCGCTTCTTCGCGCGAGGTGAAGACGACATGCTTCAACCGGTCCGCGAGCGCGGCTTTCAGCCGGCCCGCGACGGCCTCCGGACTGACGACCTCCGTCGCGTTGTACACGCTCAGCTCGTCCGCCGCTTCCGTCACGCCCATCGTCGCGACCGCGTACAGCTCGCCCGTCGTGACGTCGCACGCGGCGACCGCCCAGCGGCCGGCCCGTTCGACGACGGCGGCCAAATAATTGTTCGCCCGATCCGGCAGCGTTTTGCCGTCCATCACGGTGCCCGGCGTCACGACGCGGACGATCTCCCGCTTCACGACGCCTTTGGCCTCCGCCGGGTCTTCGACTTGCTCGCAGATGGCGACCTTATATCCTTTTTCTATCAATCTCGCAATATACGCTTCCGCGGAATGATAGGGAACGCCGCACATCGGGATGCGGTCCTCCCCGCCGCCTCGGGCGGTCAGCGTAATTTCCAGTTCGCGGGCGGCAAGCACCGCGTCTTCGAAAAACATTTCATAGAAATCTCCCAGGCGAAAAAACAAAAATGCGTCTTGCGCCTGCGCTTTGACGGACAAATATTGCTCCATCATGGGAGTGAGCTTGGCCATGAACGTCAACGTCCTTTGCGGGGTATGTATCTGTTCATTATACCATAACCGTCCCGAGACGCAGAAACTAAACGCGGTAAGGCGGTATTTTCCATGCGGCCCGCACGTCCGATTGCCCGTTCCACGGCTCCATCCGCTCGATGCGCCGCTTCAGCCGGTCGAGCGCCTTCGCATAACGCGCGTAGCCCGCCGTGCGTTCGAGATCGGTCCACGCCGCGAGCGCCGCGGGGCGGAGCGCGTCCTTGTCTCCGGCGTAATAATGCGCTTGCATGTCTACCCGTGCGAGCGGACGCTCCCGCAGCTCGCGGTAGTGCTCGCACACGACCTTCGCGAGGGAGATCACTCCCAGCGCGACGGCCGGCGAGACGATCCACGAGGGGAGCGTCCGGTATTCGAAGCCGCCGTGGAATTGGCGGCGGAAATCCCCTAGCGCGCCGTACCGGGGGCGACGCCGCGCGGACGCGCTGTCTTCGAGCAGCGCGAGCGGCAGCGCCACGTAGTTGTCCAGGGCGCGCAATAGATCGGCGTTGAGACCAACGCCGCTAACATGGATATGCCCGCCGAGCGCTAGCCCTGGGGCGGGCATCCCTCCGGCCAGCCATTCGAGGCCGGCGTCGTCGATCCGCGAAGCGGCGAGGCGCATCGCGGCGTACAAGTTGCGGAGCAGCTCCTGCGGCTCGGCCGCAGGGGAGGGCCGCAGCTCCGCAAGCGGGTATGCGAGTCTGTCGCCGATGCGGACGCTGTCGCAGCCGACAACGCCGCGGCGATCGAAATAGCGGGAAGCCGGGACGATTTTGCTCGTGCCGTCGGGGCCCGCGCGGCGCAGCACGAATTCGGGATCCATGCCGAACAGCAGCGTGCGGGTAGCCGAACGGTCCTCGTCCAGCTGCGCCTGCAGCCGGTTGACGGCCTCGGCGAACGAAGCGGCGAACGGTCCGGCCGCCGCCATCGGCGTAGGGTCGATCGATGCGATGAGCGGCTGGCCGTCCGCGTCGAGACGGACGACGACGACGGCGTAATCGAGGCCGAGCGCGTATACGGCGCGGACCGCCGCGCGCTCCGCGCGGCGCGCCGCCGTAGGGTACCGGCCGTCGGCTCCGGCCGGCACCGGGGCGAGCCGGCCGCGGATCGGTCCGGCCGCAAGCGCGGATCCGGCGGCGCCGTCCGGCGCGTACACGCCCAGTGCGTCCGGTCCGAATACCGGAACGACGAACCTGCGGACGAGGGCGCCGCGGCCCTCGCCGCGCGGGTCCGGCGCGCGCAGCCCGTGCCGCCGCAAATCCGCCCGGCGAAGGCGCGCGTTCAGCGCCCTGCGGACGGCGTGCGCCGGCTGCGACACGCCGGACGCCTCGGGCGGCTGCGCGGCGTCCGTCCCCCGGAACGACAGGACGGTCCACCGTTCGGCCCCCGGTCCGGCGCTAGGCAGCGCCGTGCCCGAAGGGACGCGCAGCAGCCGAAGAAAGGACGACAGCTCCGGCTGTCCCGCGTGTAGCACGAATACGCCCACGCTTCCTCGCCTCCGCTCGTAGAAAAATGCCCCTCGGAAAAACAAAGAGGGCAACCGCCCTCTCCCCAATTACTACGCTGACATACAATATAGTAAGTACGGGAAGACTCCTCCAAGGATCAGCGGGCAGCGGCTCCCTTTGTTCAGTTCAAATCGTCGTCGTCCTCCAGCAAATCGGC
The Paenibacillus sp. DNA segment above includes these coding regions:
- a CDS encoding putative amidoligase domain-containing protein, with translation MGVFVLHAGQPELSSFLRLLRVPSGTALPSAGPGAERWTVLSFRGTDAAQPPEASGVSQPAHAVRRALNARLRRADLRRHGLRAPDPRGEGRGALVRRFVVPVFGPDALGVYAPDGAAGSALAAGPIRGRLAPVPAGADGRYPTAARRAERAAVRAVYALGLDYAVVVVRLDADGQPLIASIDPTPMAAAGPFAASFAEAVNRLQAQLDEDRSATRTLLFGMDPEFVLRRAGPDGTSKIVPASRYFDRRGVVGCDSVRIGDRLAYPLAELRPSPAAEPQELLRNLYAAMRLAASRIDDAGLEWLAGGMPAPGLALGGHIHVSGVGLNADLLRALDNYVALPLALLEDSASARRRPRYGALGDFRRQFHGGFEYRTLPSWIVSPAVALGVISLAKVVCEHYRELRERPLARVDMQAHYYAGDKDALRPAALAAWTDLERTAGYARYAKALDRLKRRIERMEPWNGQSDVRAAWKIPPYRV